A DNA window from Fragaria vesca subsp. vesca linkage group LG3, FraVesHawaii_1.0, whole genome shotgun sequence contains the following coding sequences:
- the LOC101292779 gene encoding uncharacterized protein LOC101292779, with amino-acid sequence MAAKVSNFSDLVQRVAASCLLHPLGAGRNGEFAANGAGDEDDFSELELDEPEEEVREEEENGGGGGIRVREEGSRKEVMEMEMAMWEVFDAVSAMKKAYAGLQMAHSPWDPEKMRAADVAVVGELRKLGVLRERFRRRCSSGGGRRGGGAVVGGTLREVVAPYEAAVEELKKEVKAKEVEVDNLKEKLSSVVNGSNGNNGKKGRSISRRKVGCSQLQVVAAPAPDLFVATMSQVKEASKSFTSLLLSLMRAAHWDIAAAVRSIEAATVTAITATSINTSSLVTTTQNGNAKYALQSYISSKMFQGFDHETFYMDGSLSSLLNPDQYRRDCFTQYRDMKAMDPAELLGILPTCHFGKFCSNKYLAIVHPKMEESLFGDLDQRRQVLDGNHPRSEFYSQFLGMAKAVWLLHLLAFSLDPTPSQFEATRGAEFHPHYMESVVKFPGVRVPSNQVVGFPVTPGFKLGNGSIIKARVYLVSRD; translated from the exons ATGGCGGCAAAGGTTTCAAATTTCTCGGATTTGGTTCAGAGGGTGGCGGCTTCTTGCTTGCTGCACCCACTTGGCGCCGGCCGGAATGGTGAATTTGCAGCGAATGGTGCTGGAGACGAGGATGATTTCAGTGAGCTTGAGTTGGATGAGCCGGAAGAGGAAGTGAGAGAAGAGGAGGAGAATGGTGGTGGAGGAGGGATTAGGGTCCGGGAGGAGGGATCAAGGAAGGAGGTAATGGAGATGGAGATGGCAATGTGGGAAGTGTTTGATGCAGTTTCGGCAATGAAGAAGGCCTACGCCGGCCTGCAGATGGCGCATAGCCCGTGGGACCCAGAGAAGATGAGGGCAGCTGATGTGGCAGTGGTGGGGGAGCTTAGGAAGCTTGGAGTGTTGAGGGAGAGGTTTAGGAGGAGATGTTCTAGCGGTGGAGGTCGTAGAGGTGGAGGAGCAGTGGTGGGGGGTACGCTGAGGGAGGTGGTGGCTCCATATGAGGCAGCGGTTGAGGAGCTGAAGAAGGAGGTGAAGGCTAAGGAAGTGGAGGTTGATAACCTAAAGGAAAAGCTGAGTAGTGTTGTTAATGGCTCCAATGGGAATAATGGCAAGAAGGGCAGATCTATCTCGAGGAGGAAGGTAGGTTGCAGTCAGCTTCAAG TTGTAGCTGCTCCAGCACCAGATCTGTTTGTGGCAACAATGAGCCAAGTGAAAGAGGCATCAAAGTCCTTCACTTCATTGCTCCTTTCTCTCATGCGTGCTGCACATTGGGACATTGCCGCAGCTGTGCGTTCCATTGAAGCTGCCACTGTCACTGCCATTACTGCAACATCTATTAACACATCCTCCCTTGTCACAACAACGCAGAATGGCAATGCCAAGTATGCTCTCCAGTCCTACATTTCCAGCAAAATGTTCCAAGGCTTTGATCACGAGACATTCTACATGGACGGTAGCCTCTCCTCGCTTCTCAATCCGGATCAGTACCGTCGAGATTGCTTCACTCAATACCGTGATATGAAGGCCATGGATCCGGCAGAGCTTCTTGGAATCTTGCCCACATGTCACTTCGGCAAGTTCTGCTCAAACAAGTACTTGGCCATAGTTCATCCCAAGATGGAAGAGTCCTTGTTCGGAGACTTGGATCAGCGACGCCAGGTCTTAGATGGAAACCACCCCAGGAGTGAGTTTTACAGCCAGTTCTTAGGGATGGCTAAAGCAGTCTGGTTACTGCACTTGCTGGCCTTCTCTCTTGACCCAACACCTAGTCAATTTGAGGCTACTAGAGGTGCAGAGTTTCATCCACACTACATGGAGAGTGTTGTCAAGTTTCCAGGTGTACGGGTTCCTTCTAATCAGGTTGTCGGATTTCCTGTAACTCCTGGGTTCAAGCTCGGAAATGGGTCTATTATCAAGGCCAGGGTTTACCTAGTTTCCAGGGATTAG
- the LOC101302629 gene encoding uncharacterized protein LOC101302629, with product MECCGRPNRSDIHLSREEEAKIESDTREYFDGVTPKRHLKPQRSEYESQYVDVISKQESIPELAEFQRLEHDSQKLVVNGSEVSEEFVETDYYKDLNGIDKQHHTTGTGFIKVKNPSDRGYRLEPDSDTSIHASCQCNPATNDWVPDAANAEPHASGKPGRSDN from the exons ATGGAGTGTTGTGGCAGGCCTAACAGGAGTGACATTCATTTGTCAAGAGAAGAGGAGGCAAAGATCGAGTCCGATACAAGAGAATACTTCGATGGAGTAACGCCTAAGCGTCACTTGAAGCCTCAACGCAGCGAATATGAATCTCAATATGTCGATGTTATCTCTAAACAAGAATCCATTCCTGAACTCGCTGAGTTCCAACGACTTGAGCATGATTCACAG AAATTGGTTGTGAACGGAAGTGAGGTGAGTGAGGAATTTGTGGAGACAGATTACTACAAGGACCTGAACGGCATAGACAAGCAACACCACACGACAGGGACAGGGTTTATCAAGGTAAAAAACCCTAGTGACAGAGGTTACCGCCTTGAACCCGATTCCGACACCAGCATTCATGCCTCTTGCCAGTGCAACCCAGCAACTAATGACTGGGTACCAGATGCTGCTAATGCA GAACCTCATGCTTCAGGCAAGCCAGGCAGAAGTGACAACTAG